A window from Osmia lignaria lignaria isolate PbOS001 chromosome 8, iyOsmLign1, whole genome shotgun sequence encodes these proteins:
- the rin gene encoding ras GTPase-activating protein-binding protein 2 isoform X1, which translates to MVMEASPSPQNVGREFVRQYYTLLNQAPAHLHRFYNQHSSFVHGGLDSNRESTPAIGQKQIHQKIQQLNFRDCHAKISQVDSQLTLENGVVVQVSGELSNAGQPMRRFTQTFVLAIQAPKTYYVHNDIFRYQDLIFPDEEETDVGGVEGVVGESVEREGEEGVRSEAEEEEHQNRGQQLTAPAASTEPQTQPPLIPAQQSVLQQQQMYYAPPPQQSHVHPVMQQVLNGSVHEETPLIAQQQPQQQQQQQQQQQPPPPPPAQQNQYITESTSQTEFVQETEMDVAAEPQQPAESEAQPQTNETQPPEADPYASSAPESEPEHQVSNTNVTSSGPKTYANLVKSFPSTTGATSPQAPKLSMSPPPMTNLRLDDRSPLHPTSSGPALSASSNVSTPQQQTHRVGNQQPQQQQHQQQRAPRGGAVQRDGDRRGTRQSQYSDAHQLFLGNLPHNASEDDLRQVFESYGRVVELRIHSKSNDRCKGGAQGNNTGKVPNYGFITFEDQQVVNKVLQNLPIYYPAENGQKLNVEEKKVRPRMSMDGSGGRLNSNDGNMRSMGGQQQQQQQRGPVGYFPGGPGGVMRGGQHGTRGGRGGFSRGGDGGRGGGGMRQPGNPSNPSYQNRR; encoded by the exons ATGGTCATGGAGGCATCCCCTTCTCCACAGAATGTCGGTCGTGAATTTGTCCGACAATATTACACCTTACTTAATCAAGCACCTGCGCATCTTCATAG GTTCTATAATCAACATTCTTCCTTTGTGCACGGGGGATTAGATTCCAATAGAGAATCGACTCCTGCGATCGGGCAGAAACAGATACATCAAAAAATTCAACAACTAAACTTTCGTGATTGTCATGCCAAGATAAGTCAAGTCGATTCGCAGCTTACCCTcgagaatggtgttgtggtacAG GTATCTGGGGAACTGTCTAACGCTGGACAACCAATGCGCCGTTTCACGCAAACGTTTGTGCTGGCGATACAGGCTCCAAAAACGTACTACGTACATAACGACATATTCCGTTACCAAGATTTGATCTTTCCCGACGAGGAGGAGACGGACGTGGGCGGTGTGGAAGGGGTTGTTGGCGAGTCTGTGGAGAGGGAAGGGGAGGAGGGTGTACGTTCCGAGGCAGAGGAGGAGGAGCACCAAAATCGAGGGCAGCAACTTACAGCACCTGCTGCGTCGACCGAACCACAAACTCAGCCACCGCTTATACCTGCACAACAGTCTGTACTTCAGCAACAACAAATGTATTATGCTCCACCACCACAACAATCTCAC GTACATCCTGTGATGCAGCAAGTTCTGAACGGTTCGGTTCACGAGGAGACGCCGTTGATCGCTCAGCAACAAcctcaacaacaacagcagcagcaacaacaacagcaaccaccgccaccgccacctgCCCAGCAAAATCAATACATAACCGAATCCACGTCGCAGACAGAATTCGTCCAAGAAACAGAAATGGACGTCGCAGCAGAACCGCAACAGCCGGCTGAAAGCGAGGCTCAACCTCAGACAAACGAAACTCAACCGCCCGAGGCTGATCCGTATGCATCTTCCGCGCCAGAATCCGAACCGGAACACCAAGTGTCGAATACGAATGTGACCAGTAGCGGCCCGAAAACGTACGCCAATCTTGTGAAATCCTTCCCCAGTACCACTGGAGCGACTAGTCCTCAAGCTCCCAAGTTATCTATGTCACcg CCTCCGATGACGAACTTAAGATTAGACGACAGGTCGCCGTTGCACCCGACCAGCAGTGGACCAGCGCTCTCGGCATCGAGCAACGTTTCCACGCCTCAGCAGCAGACTCACAGGGTTGGTAATCAGCAaccgcaacagcaacagcatcaACAACAGCGAGCTCCAAGAGGGGGAGCAGTACAACGAG ACGGCGATCGACGTGGCACGAGACAGAGTCAGTACAGCGACGCTCATCAACTGTTCCTTGGAAACTTGCCCCATAACGCGTCCGAGGATGACCTACGCCAAGTGTTTGAATCATACGGTAGGGTGGTAGAGCTGCGTATACACAGTAAATCGAACGATAGGTGCAAAGGGGGGGCACAAGGGAACAACACTGGAAAAGTACCTAATTATGGGTTCATCACATTTGAAGATCAACAAGTCGTCAACAAAGTGTTGCAGAATCTG CCGATTTATTACCCCGCTGAAAATGGACAAAAATTAAACGTGGAGGAGAAGAAGGTCAGGCCTAGGATGTCGATGGACGGCAGTGGTGGACGGTTGAATTCCAACGATGGCAACATGAGATCCATGGGTGgccagcaacagcagcaacaacaacgggGTCCTG TTGGATATTTTCCAGGCGGTCCGGGCGGCGTTATGAGGGGCGGGCAGCACGGAACAAGAGGCGGACGTGGTGGATTCTCCCGTGGCGGTGATGGGGGAAGGGGCGGCGGTGGAATGCGACAACCCGGTAACCCAAGCAACCCAAGCTACCAGAATCGTCGCTAA
- the rin gene encoding ras GTPase-activating protein-binding protein 2 isoform X2, whose product MVMEASPSPQNVGREFVRQYYTLLNQAPAHLHRFYNQHSSFVHGGLDSNRESTPAIGQKQIHQKIQQLNFRDCHAKISQVDSQLTLENGVVVQVSGELSNAGQPMRRFTQTFVLAIQAPKTYYVHNDIFRYQDLIFPDEEETDVGGVEGVVGESVEREGEEGVRSEAEEEEHQNRGQQLTAPAASTEPQTQPPLIPAQQSVLQQQQMYYAPPPQQSHVHPVMQQVLNGSVHEETPLIAQQQPQQQQQQQQQQQPPPPPPAQQNQYITESTSQTEFVQETEMDVAAEPQQPAESEAQPQTNETQPPEADPYASSAPESEPEHQVSNTNVTSSGPKTYANLVKSFPSTTGATSPQAPKLSMSPPPMTNLRLDDRSPLHPTSSGPALSASSNVSTPQQQTHRVGNQQPQQQQHQQQRAPRGGAVQRDGDRRGTRQSQYSDAHQLFLGNLPHNASEDDLRQVFESYGRVVELRIHSKSNDRCKGGAQGNNTGKVPNYGFITFEDQQVVNKVLQNLPIYYPAENGQKLNVEEKKVRPRMSMDGSGGRLNSNDGNMRSMGGQQQQQQQRGPGGPGGVMRGGQHGTRGGRGGFSRGGDGGRGGGGMRQPGNPSNPSYQNRR is encoded by the exons ATGGTCATGGAGGCATCCCCTTCTCCACAGAATGTCGGTCGTGAATTTGTCCGACAATATTACACCTTACTTAATCAAGCACCTGCGCATCTTCATAG GTTCTATAATCAACATTCTTCCTTTGTGCACGGGGGATTAGATTCCAATAGAGAATCGACTCCTGCGATCGGGCAGAAACAGATACATCAAAAAATTCAACAACTAAACTTTCGTGATTGTCATGCCAAGATAAGTCAAGTCGATTCGCAGCTTACCCTcgagaatggtgttgtggtacAG GTATCTGGGGAACTGTCTAACGCTGGACAACCAATGCGCCGTTTCACGCAAACGTTTGTGCTGGCGATACAGGCTCCAAAAACGTACTACGTACATAACGACATATTCCGTTACCAAGATTTGATCTTTCCCGACGAGGAGGAGACGGACGTGGGCGGTGTGGAAGGGGTTGTTGGCGAGTCTGTGGAGAGGGAAGGGGAGGAGGGTGTACGTTCCGAGGCAGAGGAGGAGGAGCACCAAAATCGAGGGCAGCAACTTACAGCACCTGCTGCGTCGACCGAACCACAAACTCAGCCACCGCTTATACCTGCACAACAGTCTGTACTTCAGCAACAACAAATGTATTATGCTCCACCACCACAACAATCTCAC GTACATCCTGTGATGCAGCAAGTTCTGAACGGTTCGGTTCACGAGGAGACGCCGTTGATCGCTCAGCAACAAcctcaacaacaacagcagcagcaacaacaacagcaaccaccgccaccgccacctgCCCAGCAAAATCAATACATAACCGAATCCACGTCGCAGACAGAATTCGTCCAAGAAACAGAAATGGACGTCGCAGCAGAACCGCAACAGCCGGCTGAAAGCGAGGCTCAACCTCAGACAAACGAAACTCAACCGCCCGAGGCTGATCCGTATGCATCTTCCGCGCCAGAATCCGAACCGGAACACCAAGTGTCGAATACGAATGTGACCAGTAGCGGCCCGAAAACGTACGCCAATCTTGTGAAATCCTTCCCCAGTACCACTGGAGCGACTAGTCCTCAAGCTCCCAAGTTATCTATGTCACcg CCTCCGATGACGAACTTAAGATTAGACGACAGGTCGCCGTTGCACCCGACCAGCAGTGGACCAGCGCTCTCGGCATCGAGCAACGTTTCCACGCCTCAGCAGCAGACTCACAGGGTTGGTAATCAGCAaccgcaacagcaacagcatcaACAACAGCGAGCTCCAAGAGGGGGAGCAGTACAACGAG ACGGCGATCGACGTGGCACGAGACAGAGTCAGTACAGCGACGCTCATCAACTGTTCCTTGGAAACTTGCCCCATAACGCGTCCGAGGATGACCTACGCCAAGTGTTTGAATCATACGGTAGGGTGGTAGAGCTGCGTATACACAGTAAATCGAACGATAGGTGCAAAGGGGGGGCACAAGGGAACAACACTGGAAAAGTACCTAATTATGGGTTCATCACATTTGAAGATCAACAAGTCGTCAACAAAGTGTTGCAGAATCTG CCGATTTATTACCCCGCTGAAAATGGACAAAAATTAAACGTGGAGGAGAAGAAGGTCAGGCCTAGGATGTCGATGGACGGCAGTGGTGGACGGTTGAATTCCAACGATGGCAACATGAGATCCATGGGTGgccagcaacagcagcaacaacaacgggGTCCTG GCGGTCCGGGCGGCGTTATGAGGGGCGGGCAGCACGGAACAAGAGGCGGACGTGGTGGATTCTCCCGTGGCGGTGATGGGGGAAGGGGCGGCGGTGGAATGCGACAACCCGGTAACCCAAGCAACCCAAGCTACCAGAATCGTCGCTAA
- the SPARC gene encoding secreted protein, acidic, cysteine-rich — MGTKLKLLLFALLMVSLMVDVSAHQRRRKHRRHTTTTEASAQDEVMNMLEADEIAEEAAENAEVTVEDGRNEVGSKSQSLLRMDPCMSKHCGAGRVCKAIDEETAECVCVEICDEENDPRRKVCTNYNETFHSDCEVYQQRCFCDSNDDRCRGPDYQHVHIEYYGECRQMPMCKEEEMADFPRRMRDWLFNIMRDLADRQELPSHYLKMQREAETNHTLRWSNAAIWKWCDLDGHPHDRAVSRHELFPIRAPLMALEHCIGPFLDSCDINDDHKITLIEWGKCLQLEEDDLDEKCDQLVEAQNSDQ, encoded by the exons ATGGGGACGAAACTGAAGCTCCTTCTGTTTGCGTTGCTGATGGTGTCCCTTATGGTGGACGTTTCGGCGCACCAG CGACGAAGAAAACATCGTCGTCACACAACGACGACGGAAGCGAGCGCTCAAGATGAGGTCATGAACATGCTTGAGGCTGACGAAATAGCCGAAGAGGCGGCGGAGAACGCTGAGGTCACCGTCGAAGATGGCAGAAACGAGGTTGGATCGAAGAGTCAGAGTTTGCTCCGTATGGATCCGTGCATGAGCAAACACTGTGGCGCAGGACGAGTTTGCAAG GCTATCGACGAAGAAACCGCCGAGTGTGTCTGCGTGGAGATATGCGACGAGGAGAACGACCCCAGACGAAAAGTCTGCACCAACTACAACGAAACGTTCCACAGTGACTGCGAGGTTTACCAACAACGTTGCTTCTGCGACTCCAACGACGACAGGTGCAGGGGACCCGATTATCAGCACGTTCACATAGAATACTATGGCGAATGTCGTCAGATGCCG ATgtgcaaagaagaagaaatggctGATTTCCCGAGACGTATGCGTGACTGGCTGTTCAACATCATGAGGGACCTTGCCGATCGTCAAGAACTGCCATCCCATTATCTGAAAATGCAACGAGAAGCGGAGACTAATCATACGTTACGTTGGTCGAACGCGGCAATTTGGAAATGGTGCGACTTGGATGGTCACCCTCATGACAGGGCTGTTTCAAGACACGAACTTTTCCCCATCAGAGCTCCTTTAATGGCTCTGGAACATTGCATTGGACCATTCCTCGACTCCTGCGATATTAACGACGATCATAAAATTACCCTTATCGAATGGGGAAAATGTTTGCAACTTGAAGAG